The segment TGCCGTCGCCATTGCCCGGGCAATCATCGACCTGGGGCATGCCCTGGGCTTTCGCATCACCGCCGAAGGCATCGAAACCCAGGAGCAGTTCGACTTCCTGCGCAATGCCGGTTGCGACCAGGGCCAGGGTTATCTGCTGGGGCGGCCGATGCCGGCAGAGGCGTTGCGCCACTGGTTGGCAGAGCACCACAACCCGCAGCACCCGGCGGTGCAGTAGCCGCCGAGCTGCGGCTTACAAGGGCAGCTCCAGCAGGCGCCAGGCCGGTTGGCCCAGGGCGTAGTCGCGCATCAGCGGTTCGCTGTCGATACGCGCCAGGCGGCGCCAGAACTCATCGAGCATGGCGGGTGGATCTTGCATGTAGCGGTCATCCACCACCACTGCGCGCAGGCCTCGGCGGTAGGCCAGCGGCAGGCGCTGCCAGGCGGCCAGTTGCTGCTCACCAGCGTTGTCGAGCAGTTCGTGGTACTCATGCTCCGATACCAGCAGGTCGATGCCGTGTTGCTGGTAATAGCGCTCGATCTGCTGGTTGACCCGCGGCGTCAGCCAGTCGCTTTCCAGTTGCATTGCGCGGGCAACGTGCTCGGGCAGCTCGAGGTCTTGCGGTAGCGCTTCGAATTGGTTGTCAGACAGGTCCAGTACCTCCAGCTCGCCGAGTGCGGACAAACCTTCCGGCAGGCGTGTGAGGCTGGCGCCGTCCAGTTGCACGAACTGCAGGTCTGCCAGCCCGGCCAGGTTGGGCGCGTTGAGCAGCGGGTTTTCCGACAGGTCCAGATAGCGCAGGTTGGCGGCCCGTTCCAGCTGCATCTGCGCTGTAGCGTCCCAGGTTATGCGGTTGTTTTGCAGGTCCAGGGTGGTCAGGCGCAAAGGGGCGGGCAACATTGGCAGTGTTGCAAAGCGGCAGTCGCGCAGATGCAGGCGGCGCAGGCGAGGGAAGCGCTCGATGAACTCAGGGTGCAGCCAGTCCAACTGGCGGTTCTGACTCAGTTCCAGCTCCTCGACATGCCGAAAGTCGTCCGGCAAGGCCAGGGTGGCCAGGTCGTGGTTGTCCAGCTCCAGGCCAGCCAGGTCCAGCGACGGGACTCGCAGCTCATCACTGAGCTGATGGTACGAATCGCGGCGCCAGGCGCTGACGATGCGGCTGACCGCACGTTGCCGGTGGGGCGCCTGTGCAGCCCAGTTGGCCAGATCGATGCGCAGTTGGCGCAGGCGCTCCTCCAGCCGGGTGAGTTCGATCTCCGCCGAGCGGGTTTCACGCCGCCAACGCGACATGCTGGCGGCGAAGTCATCGTCACTGGCGCTGGGGAACAGCCGCTGGTAGCGCCCGCGCTGGCTGCTGCCCAGGGTGAACCGGGGATACACGCCGGTGGCGTCGCCGCCCCGCAGGCCGCCACCTTGCCAGCGTGTAGGGGGCGTTTGGCGCAGCAGGCGAGTCAACGCCAGGCGTTGGCTGTCGAGCAGATCCAGCAGCCGCTGGCGCAAGCCATCGGCGCCTTTGGCCTGCAACCCCAACTGCCGGCGCTGTGCTGCCGGGAGGGAGTCCAGCACGGCGCGGCACAGATCGAAGTCTTGACGGGCCGGGGCAGGGCGCTCGCCCAGGTGAGCTTCGTAACCTTCTGCCGTCTTGAGCACGACGCAGCGCTCACCGGCCTCGGCAGCGCCGATCGCCTGCAGCAGCGGCCCTTGCGGGCTGGCAGCGCGCAGCTCCAGGCGCAAATCGTCAGGCCACCCGGCCAGCCGCTTCAGGCAGGCCCACAGCAGGCGCTCGCTGTCAGGGTTGGCCAAATGCGGCATGCAAAGCCCCTCGATGGCACGGACCAGCGGCAGGTCGTTGGCGAGCTGGCGTGCGGCGGTGTCCAACCAGGCAGGCAAGGGCTGTACGTTGCCCAGCTGGCTTGCTTCGTCCGGGCTCAGGCGCGCTGCCAGGCGCCTGCACAGGGGGCGGGTCAGGGTCGGGTAGGCTTGATGCAGGCGCTCGCCAACTGGGTCGGCAAGGGGCTCGGGGTCGTAATGCTGGTTGAACAGGCTGTCGTGATCTTGCCCTGGCGACTGTTCAAGCTCGGCAAGGGTCAGGCGTTCGGCGTCCATGCGCGCCAGTGTGTCGGCAAGCAGCGCTGGTGTCGGTTGGCCTTGCAGGTGAACCTGGCGCAGGGCGTCCTCGCCTATACCGCACAAACGCGCAGCCTGTTGCAGCTGGTTGTCGTCGAAGTGCTCCAAGGCCGGGCCTAGCCTTCGGATCAAAGTAGCCAGCGGCCAGTGATGGGGGGCTTCGTGTTCGGCTCGCCAGGCGCCTTCGCCATTGTGTTCGAGCAACGGCTGGTAGGCGTCGGGGTCGCTTGGGTGCAGGATTTGCCAGCGTTTGCTGCCCTGGTCGAAGCGCTGCTCATATAACTCGCCCTCGATGCGGATGAAACAACGGCCTTGGTGCAGCCACTGCCCGGCAGAATTGGCGGCGAGCGTTTCAGGCAACACCTGCGGGCTGCGGTAGGGCGAAAGGTCCGGGCGCCACAAGCGCCGGCTGCCGTCAGCCTTGGTCACTGGCTGCAACTGCTCCATCAGTGGGCTGCCGAACACCTTCGGCAGCACCTTGCCCGCGGCATGCAGGCCGCCGATCAGGGCCAGGTTAAGGCCCACGGCCTCAAGGTGGCCCAGCGCCGCATGGCGGTCGCCGACGCTCCACGCCGCATAGCCTTCGTAGGCTTCGTCGAGCAGCTGGCAGGCGGTGACCGCGAGCATCAGGCTGCCTACAGCCGGAATGAACAAGCCGGCCACCATCAAGGCATCCAGGCCCAGGCTTTTCCATTCGGCCAGGCGCCGCTGGCGCGCTTGTTCATCGGCCTGGGCGGTGGGCACGGCGAGCAGCATGGCTTCTTGCTTGAGGCGCGCCACATGGCGCTCGTGCAGGTGGGCAAACAGCTCGGCCGGGATGCGTTCGCGGGTCAGGCGCAAGTCGGCGTACTCGGCGGCTTGCCAGGCTTGGTCGTCGGCGCTGTTGCCTTGTGCGTCGAGGTTTTGGTGCAGCAAGTCGAGCAGGCGGGCCCTTTGCTCGAGCGACAGGTAACCGAGAAAGGCGCGACGCGCTTGAGGCTCGAGCAACAGTGTCATCAAGGTGCGGTGAACTGCCTGAAAGTCCTCGCAGGCGTGCAGTGCGTGCTGATGGTCGGGGAGGTAGAGCAGCAACCCGGCGTCACCTGTATCGATCAATACCAGTTCATGCACGGTGAGCCCGAACAACTGGAGTTGCCAGCAGGTGCCGGCCTTGCCTGCCAGCAGTGACTGCAATGCGTCATCGGCGGCGCCGGTGATACCGTGGCGCAGCCTGGCAAGGCTGGCAGCCAGGCGTAGGCGCCCACGGCGAACCTGGCTGGCCAGCTCGCTCAGTTGCTGACGGGCGTCGCCTTCGAACACCTCTTGCAGGTGGCCTTGGTAGCGCTGGCCCAGGTCCAGCGTGCGGCAGGTTTCGGCGAACTGCTCCGGGGTCAGCGGCAGCGGGGTCACCCGATAGCTTTCGGAGGGCAAGCCGAAGGTGGCGGCAGGTACCTGGTAGCCGACAGGCGCACGGCCGGTGACGGTAATCGGCTGCACGTCGATGTCTTCAGTCCGCGCCACGGCGCTGTGCGTGGCAAAACTTGCATCGTCGCCGAAGTTCTGCAATGCAGCCTGCAACAGTGAATGCCGCTCGCTGCGGTAGAGAAAGCAGGTGCCAGACCATGACCAGCTGCTCTCGACGCGCAGCAGCTCGGCACCGCGTACCGGGGACGATATGCCCAGGCCAGCCAGGGCCTGTTGCAACGGAGGCTCGCAGAACTCGGCGATTTGCTTCAGCCCTTTCAAGGCGCGGCCAAGTGCATGTTGGGCCTGTAGAAGGTTTGCCTGGTGCAGCAGCACGGCTTCGCGCAGCTCGGGCAGGGCGTTGCCGAACCAGTCCGCTTCGGCATCAGGCAGGTCTTGAGCGGGCATCAGGCATTCGCCCAGGGTTTGCCATTGGTCCGGGGTGGCCTGGCCGGCCCAGGCTGGAAGTTGCTGTTCGAGCAGATGACGGTGCGGGTTTTCCTGGAATTGCTGCATGGTGTGAGTCCTTCGCTTGAGGGGCTTCAAGCAAAAGGCCTGACCAAGGGGCAGCGGTGTTAGATAGCTAGCGCACCGCACAATACCTGCGTCATGAAATCTTTATCGGTGATATCACAAGGCCGCTTGCCAGCGCGCGCCACGCCATCTTTACTTGGTTTGGGTCGTGGCCCCGGCAGGGCGCCAGAGCGTGCAAGGCAATCAATGTGTTGAGTGGTTCGAACGGGACTTCACCCGGCTTTTCGCAGCCCGATGACAAAGGATGTGGACAAAGACATGAAAGCACTGCTCACTGCGGCTGGTCGCACCTTCATTTCCCCCTCGAGGCGTTACCAACTGCGCACTGTTGCCAATGCCTTGCGCGACCTGCTCGGCCGTGCCTGCCTATGGCGCTGGGAGGTGGCCCGCTTCAGGCTGCAGCAGGAAAGCCCCTACGAGATCCTCTACATCGGCCGCAAGCAGCAGCGGGCGATGGCCAAGTTGCTGATCGGCGGCAAGGACCGCCAGGGCCAGCCGGAATTTGCCGTCGACGATACCCCCGCCGCGCAGCGCCAGGTGGTGGTGATCAGCGAGCTACCCACCGCCGGCGCCCTGTCGGTACCCCATTACCTGAGCGCGGTGGTGCCGCTGGGCCGTTCGCTGGAAGACATCACCGCGCGCTACGACAGCGAACTGCGCCGCAGCATTCGCAAGCACCGGCCGTTGTACCAGATGCACCAGACCCTGGATGACGACGAGATCGCCATGGCCGACCGCGACCTGCTGCGCCCCTACGCCACCGCGCGCCAGGGCATCCATGCGGCGCAGTTCCCCAGCGATGACGTGTACCGCCTGGCCAAGGGCGCCGGGCGGCTTGACCTGATCACCTGCAACGGCGAGGTGGTGGCCTGCCACCTGGGCTGCGAGATCACCCGCGGCGGCAAGCGCTACTGGAGCACCCTGCGTTTCGGCTACTGTGAGGCGGTGTTCTCGGACGCGAAAAAGCTGCGTGAGGTCAACTCCATCACCACCTTCATGGCGCTGGAATGGGCCCTGGAAAATGGCTACGACTACTACGATATCGGCCTGTGCCTGGCCCGCCCGGACGACGGTTTGCTGAAGTGGAAACGCAGGCGCGGCGGCGACATTGACGGGCTGAACAACCATGCGTACCTGTTCGTGCGCTTGCCCAAGGCCGGCAGGGCCGGCTTTTTGTGGGATACACCGCTGTTTGCCGTGGAGGGCAACAAGTTGACCCTGCACCTCGGTGTGCCGGACGGGGCCAGCGAGGAAGAGCTCGCCAGCCGCTACCAGGAAATGGTGTTCGGCGGCCTGCACAAGATCTACCTGTACGGCAGCAAATGCTGTGGCGAGCAGTTTCTCGAAACCCTGCGCAGCCGCTATGCAGGCTTTGCCGCGCCGCCGACCATGGAGCGCGTGCTGTCGAACTGAACACTGAAGGCCCAGGGGAGGGCGTTGCATGGGAACCGATTTCTCGAGGCCCGGAACCGTACCGACGGCGCGCCGGCCCAGCTGGTCGCTGGCCGCTTACCTGCACATGGCCAGAAAACGCCTGGGTCGCCAGGGCGATGTGGACATCAAGCAGGCCGCTGACAAGGCCTGGGATATCGCTCCGGGCGAGGTCACCGTATCGCCACCGGCTGTTTTCCTGCCCGGGCAACTGGAGCGGATAACCGGCTGGGAG is part of the Pseudomonas fakonensis genome and harbors:
- a CDS encoding dermonecrotic toxin domain-containing protein, encoding MQQFQENPHRHLLEQQLPAWAGQATPDQWQTLGECLMPAQDLPDAEADWFGNALPELREAVLLHQANLLQAQHALGRALKGLKQIAEFCEPPLQQALAGLGISSPVRGAELLRVESSWSWSGTCFLYRSERHSLLQAALQNFGDDASFATHSAVARTEDIDVQPITVTGRAPVGYQVPAATFGLPSESYRVTPLPLTPEQFAETCRTLDLGQRYQGHLQEVFEGDARQQLSELASQVRRGRLRLAASLARLRHGITGAADDALQSLLAGKAGTCWQLQLFGLTVHELVLIDTGDAGLLLYLPDHQHALHACEDFQAVHRTLMTLLLEPQARRAFLGYLSLEQRARLLDLLHQNLDAQGNSADDQAWQAAEYADLRLTRERIPAELFAHLHERHVARLKQEAMLLAVPTAQADEQARQRRLAEWKSLGLDALMVAGLFIPAVGSLMLAVTACQLLDEAYEGYAAWSVGDRHAALGHLEAVGLNLALIGGLHAAGKVLPKVFGSPLMEQLQPVTKADGSRRLWRPDLSPYRSPQVLPETLAANSAGQWLHQGRCFIRIEGELYEQRFDQGSKRWQILHPSDPDAYQPLLEHNGEGAWRAEHEAPHHWPLATLIRRLGPALEHFDDNQLQQAARLCGIGEDALRQVHLQGQPTPALLADTLARMDAERLTLAELEQSPGQDHDSLFNQHYDPEPLADPVGERLHQAYPTLTRPLCRRLAARLSPDEASQLGNVQPLPAWLDTAARQLANDLPLVRAIEGLCMPHLANPDSERLLWACLKRLAGWPDDLRLELRAASPQGPLLQAIGAAEAGERCVVLKTAEGYEAHLGERPAPARQDFDLCRAVLDSLPAAQRRQLGLQAKGADGLRQRLLDLLDSQRLALTRLLRQTPPTRWQGGGLRGGDATGVYPRFTLGSSQRGRYQRLFPSASDDDFAASMSRWRRETRSAEIELTRLEERLRQLRIDLANWAAQAPHRQRAVSRIVSAWRRDSYHQLSDELRVPSLDLAGLELDNHDLATLALPDDFRHVEELELSQNRQLDWLHPEFIERFPRLRRLHLRDCRFATLPMLPAPLRLTTLDLQNNRITWDATAQMQLERAANLRYLDLSENPLLNAPNLAGLADLQFVQLDGASLTRLPEGLSALGELEVLDLSDNQFEALPQDLELPEHVARAMQLESDWLTPRVNQQIERYYQQHGIDLLVSEHEYHELLDNAGEQQLAAWQRLPLAYRRGLRAVVVDDRYMQDPPAMLDEFWRRLARIDSEPLMRDYALGQPAWRLLELPL
- a CDS encoding GNAT family N-acetyltransferase translates to MKALLTAAGRTFISPSRRYQLRTVANALRDLLGRACLWRWEVARFRLQQESPYEILYIGRKQQRAMAKLLIGGKDRQGQPEFAVDDTPAAQRQVVVISELPTAGALSVPHYLSAVVPLGRSLEDITARYDSELRRSIRKHRPLYQMHQTLDDDEIAMADRDLLRPYATARQGIHAAQFPSDDVYRLAKGAGRLDLITCNGEVVACHLGCEITRGGKRYWSTLRFGYCEAVFSDAKKLREVNSITTFMALEWALENGYDYYDIGLCLARPDDGLLKWKRRRGGDIDGLNNHAYLFVRLPKAGRAGFLWDTPLFAVEGNKLTLHLGVPDGASEEELASRYQEMVFGGLHKIYLYGSKCCGEQFLETLRSRYAGFAAPPTMERVLSN